The following coding sequences lie in one Penaeus monodon isolate SGIC_2016 unplaced genomic scaffold, NSTDA_Pmon_1 PmonScaffold_3075, whole genome shotgun sequence genomic window:
- the LOC119570542 gene encoding uncharacterized protein LOC119570542: MLRIVSLAVTLAVCVARPNQWDDQLGLFPAEGGDSQPILLAPSPNPTTPNQILDAVLEGAIAYMETLGWCDSKNVQNGESNLPFQVNSDGSSSENFSITKANVTGLCSLRRSKSASFNADQSVLSGSVVVENARANADYTVTFAGVGEAPAQTVSGQVVERVDKLFADIQINLLNLVPQNIASYTARSGHDLLESASNLDGNNMKDVHSAGFRKALREIVEKTMSSNVKVQINKSIQDMKNA; the protein is encoded by the exons ATGTTGAGGATCGTAAGCCTGGCAGTGACTTTGGCCGTGTGTGTGGCACGACCCAACCAATGGGACGACCAGCTAGGGCTCTTCCCTGCTGAAGGCGGGGACTCTCAGCCCATCTTGCTCGCGCCGTCCCCCAACCCTACCACGCCCAACCAGATACTCGACGCAGTGCTCGAAGGAGCTATCGCATACATGGA AACACTAGGATGGTGTGATTCCAAAAACGTGCAGAACGGAGAGTCAAACCTGCCCTTCCAAGTTAACTCTGACGGAAGCAGCTCCGAGAACTTCAGCATCACTAAAGCCAACGTGACTGGACTCTGCTCCCTGCGCCGCTCCAAGTCCGCTTCCTTCAACGCTGATCAG AGTGTACTCTCCGGTTCAGTTGTGGTGGAAAACGCTCGTGCCAACGCCGACTACACGGTAACTTTTGCCGGTGTTGGAGAAGCTCCAGCACAGACTGTTTCTGGTCAAGTTGTAGAGCGTGTTGACAAGCTGTTCGCCGATATCCAGATCAACTTGTTAAACCTTGTGCCTCAGAACATCGCCAGCTACACTGCAAGATCGGGTCATGACCTGCTTGAAAGTGCAAGCAACTTGGACGGCAATAATATGAAGGACGTTCACAGTGCCGGCTTCAGGAAGGCTTTGCGAGAGATCGTAGAGAAAACCATGTCTTCCAACGTGAAGGTGCAGATTAACAAGTCCATCCAGGATATGAAGAATGCTTGA